One genomic segment of Clostridium estertheticum subsp. estertheticum includes these proteins:
- a CDS encoding YjbE family putative metal transport protein (Members of this highly hydrophobic protein family,regularly are found preceded by the yybP-ykoY manganese riboswitch (see RF00080). A metal cation transport function is proposed.), whose product MESLVLLIIGILKITILDLTLSGDNIGVIALATKKLPPAYAKKASLIGITGAIGLRIVFACIITLIMNIQWLHIKLVGGLFLVKITWDFIKPEAQEDDCTVKKAGKFWEAVAIIIIADISMSLDNVIAIASAANGSVLLIIVGILINVPIIFFGSQIVANLMRKHPIVIYLGGGILAHTSLKMILEDNLTTKYIEIAPAVLTIIPWIFAISILIYGFLMIKKSKIELGTNQ is encoded by the coding sequence ATGGAAAGTTTAGTGCTTTTAATTATAGGAATACTTAAGATTACCATACTTGATTTAACATTATCTGGCGATAATATTGGTGTTATTGCTTTGGCAACAAAAAAATTACCACCTGCATATGCTAAAAAGGCGAGTTTGATTGGAATAACAGGAGCTATTGGATTAAGAATAGTATTTGCTTGTATTATAACTTTAATAATGAATATACAATGGTTACATATTAAATTAGTTGGTGGTTTATTTTTAGTGAAAATTACATGGGATTTCATTAAACCTGAAGCTCAAGAAGATGACTGCACTGTGAAGAAAGCAGGGAAATTTTGGGAAGCTGTGGCTATAATTATTATTGCAGATATAAGTATGAGTCTTGATAATGTAATTGCAATAGCAAGTGCTGCAAATGGAAGTGTATTATTAATTATAGTTGGTATTTTGATAAATGTACCAATAATTTTTTTTGGAAGTCAAATTGTTGCAAATTTAATGAGAAAACATCCTATTGTTATATATTTGGGCGGTGGGATACTAGCCCATACTTCCCTTAAAATGATACTCGAGGATAACCTAACAACAAAATATATAGAGATTGCACCGGCAGTTCTAACAATAATTCCATGGATTTTTGCCATTAGTATATTAATTTATGGATTCCTAATGATAAAAAAATCAAAAATTGAATTGGGAACCAATCAATAA
- a CDS encoding ATP-binding protein, with protein MDRTRSRRTMVLGYFSIACLSLIIILFSIYSMNKVCSESDFIIKKIIPAKIFSTEILTSLINQESGIRGYMISENKEFLEPYYLGNKQVQEYYNSLDNLKDTTLGLGITNKLNQQMKSIQNFYKQQIELVDNRKLIQAKINLNKGKKLVDNFIMTDNILIRQIDLEVNSSRNKVANTQIIQRCLLIVMGIVLIVGNIIFINYISNFMYEEVKKKNEVNKELNKLLVSHEEFIANISHELKTPLNVIFSAIQLFQIYCDNGSLDERRETIIKYLDSMKLNSYRLSKLINNIVDSSKIQAGFFNLNLSNNNIVEVVEEIVMSVTNITDIKGIRIIFDTDTEEKIVACDTEMIQRILLNLISNAIKFSNEGDEILVEFKDKDKYFEISVKDNGIGIEEKNLSMIFDRFKQVDKSLSRNSEGTGIGLSLVKSIVELHGGTIYAESEFGKGSKFTVELPASKVTHDNMLYNSKGKSENENIRVELSDVYL; from the coding sequence ATGGATAGGACTAGAAGTAGGCGAACTATGGTTTTAGGGTATTTTTCAATTGCTTGTTTATCATTAATTATAATATTATTTAGCATTTATAGTATGAATAAAGTATGCAGTGAATCTGATTTTATTATTAAAAAAATAATTCCGGCAAAAATCTTTTCAACGGAAATTCTAACGTCATTAATTAATCAAGAATCAGGTATTCGGGGTTATATGATTTCAGAAAATAAAGAGTTTTTAGAACCCTATTATTTAGGAAATAAACAAGTACAAGAATATTATAATTCTTTGGATAACTTGAAGGATACAACACTTGGTCTTGGTATTACAAATAAACTTAACCAGCAGATGAAGTCTATCCAAAATTTTTATAAACAACAAATAGAATTAGTCGATAATCGAAAATTAATACAGGCTAAGATTAATTTAAATAAAGGGAAAAAGTTAGTGGACAATTTTATCATGACTGATAATATACTAATAAGACAAATTGATTTAGAGGTAAATAGCTCGCGTAATAAAGTTGCAAATACTCAAATAATTCAGCGATGTTTATTGATCGTTATGGGAATTGTACTTATTGTGGGTAATATTATATTTATTAATTATATTTCAAATTTTATGTATGAGGAAGTTAAGAAAAAAAATGAAGTGAATAAAGAATTGAATAAACTACTTGTTTCACATGAAGAGTTTATTGCAAACATTTCGCATGAACTTAAAACACCACTAAATGTAATTTTTTCAGCCATACAATTATTTCAAATATATTGTGATAACGGTTCATTAGATGAGCGGCGGGAAACAATCATTAAATATCTTGACTCAATGAAATTAAATTCATATAGGTTATCTAAACTTATAAATAATATAGTTGATTCATCAAAAATTCAAGCCGGATTCTTTAATTTAAATTTATCAAATAATAATATTGTTGAAGTCGTGGAAGAAATAGTAATGTCTGTAACTAATATTACTGATATTAAAGGTATACGTATTATTTTTGATACAGATACGGAGGAAAAAATTGTTGCATGCGATACAGAGATGATACAAAGAATATTATTAAATCTTATATCAAATGCCATAAAATTTTCAAATGAAGGTGATGAAATACTTGTGGAGTTCAAGGATAAAGATAAATACTTTGAAATTTCAGTCAAGGACAACGGCATAGGAATTGAAGAAAAAAACTTGAGTATGATTTTTGATAGATTTAAGCAGGTAGATAAATCGTTATCAAGAAATTCTGAAGGCACAGGCATTGGCTTAAGTTTAGTTAAGTCCATTGTGGAATTACATGGAGGCACTATATATGCTGAAAGTGAATTCGGAAAAGGAAGCAAATTTACAGTTGAACTTCCAGCTAGTAAGGTGACACATGACAATATGTTATATAATAGTAAAGGGAAAAGTGAAAATGAAAATATACGTGTGGAACTTTCAGATGTTTATTTGTAA
- a CDS encoding leucine-rich repeat domain-containing protein — protein MTEVNYIKFKWGSIFLIILVVFSFGGYRFVKNSSLNNKAKLTFVSAQVTESMVITFPDKNLEKTIRDYIQCPTGDILRDDVDKITNLKNTKGKHIKNLSGIENLTNLVCLDLSDNQISNLKPLKGLTNLTNLNLAANKINNIEPLIGLIELTHLDLAANKMSNIEHLKRLTKLTNLNLADNQMRDIETLKGLTNLTNLNLAANQMSDIEPLKGLTNLIDLNLAANKMINIEPLKGLTKLTSLNLSANKMSDIEPLKGLTNLTKLNLAANQTSNIEPLKGLTNLIDLYLDTNQIKDYSPGNTKYKELEMPSNVNTVITPKQNITSVSNQVEASKVITFPDGNLEKLIRDAIQKPTGDILKSDVDKITSLQDAKDKHITNLSGIENLTNLTSLNLSNNQITNIEPLKVLINLTELNVSLNQIDATDMQSLRNALPKWNIK, from the coding sequence ATGACAGAGGTTAATTATATCAAATTTAAGTGGGGAAGTATTTTTTTGATTATATTAGTTGTCTTTAGTTTTGGTGGTTATAGATTCGTAAAAAATTCATCATTAAATAATAAAGCTAAACTAACATTTGTAAGTGCCCAGGTAACAGAGAGTATGGTGATTACATTTCCAGATAAAAATTTGGAAAAAACAATAAGGGACTATATACAATGCCCTACCGGAGATATTTTAAGGGATGATGTTGATAAGATAACAAACCTAAAAAATACTAAAGGTAAACATATTAAGAATCTTTCAGGTATAGAAAATCTGACTAATTTAGTATGTCTAGATTTAAGTGACAATCAAATTAGTAATTTAAAACCTTTGAAGGGATTAACAAATTTGACTAATTTGAATTTAGCAGCTAATAAAATTAATAATATAGAACCTTTGATAGGGCTTATTGAATTGACTCATTTAGATTTAGCAGCAAACAAAATGAGTAATATAGAGCATTTAAAGAGACTTACTAAATTGACAAATTTGAATTTGGCTGATAACCAAATGCGTGATATAGAAACTTTAAAAGGACTTACCAACTTGACAAATTTGAATTTAGCAGCAAATCAAATGAGTGACATAGAACCATTAAAGGGACTTACTAACCTAATCGATTTGAATTTAGCTGCGAATAAGATGATCAATATAGAACCTTTAAAGGGACTCACTAAATTGACTAGTTTGAATTTATCTGCGAATAAGATGAGCGATATAGAACCTTTAAAAGGACTAACTAATTTGACCAAATTGAATTTAGCAGCAAATCAAACGAGTAATATAGAGCCATTAAAGGGACTTACTAACCTGATTGATTTGTATTTAGACACTAATCAAATAAAAGATTATTCTCCGGGCAATACTAAGTATAAAGAACTGGAAATGCCTAGCAATGTGAATACAGTTATTACTCCTAAGCAAAATATAACAAGTGTCAGTAATCAGGTTGAAGCTAGTAAAGTTATAACATTTCCAGATGGAAATTTAGAAAAACTAATAAGAGATGCCATTCAAAAACCAACTGGAGATATTTTAAAGTCTGATGTTGATAAGATAACAAGTTTGCAAGATGCTAAAGATAAACATATCACAAATCTTTCAGGGATTGAGAATTTGACTAATTTAACTTCATTAAATTTAAGTAATAATCAAATTACTAATATAGAACCTTTAAAAGTGTTGATTAATCTAACTGAGCTAAATGTCAGTTTGAATCAAATAGATGCTACAGATATGCAATCACTGCGAAATGCCTTGCCTAAATGGAATATTAAATAA
- a CDS encoding FadR/GntR family transcriptional regulator, with the protein MSRKEKNLSQSVADDILAMITIDKKFVIGDKLPNENELSKQLGVSRTTLREGIRILVTHNILEIKRGKGTYVTNHEKLNGDFGLEEFSTIKMNVKDLYEMRLIFEPQTAYYAAKRATDKELARILYYGRLEEDKILNKLDRTETEQAFHKSIAKATHNEFVNKLMPILYKAIDKGVILSYENETIICDTLNDHHMIMEFLEARDAEGAKTAMKLHILHAMRGLGISNE; encoded by the coding sequence ATGTCAAGAAAAGAAAAAAACTTATCTCAAAGTGTTGCTGATGATATCCTTGCAATGATTACTATAGATAAAAAATTTGTTATTGGAGATAAACTACCAAATGAAAATGAACTATCGAAGCAACTAGGAGTAAGTAGGACTACACTTCGAGAAGGTATTCGTATTTTAGTAACTCACAATATACTTGAAATTAAGAGAGGCAAAGGAACATATGTGACAAATCATGAAAAGCTTAATGGGGATTTTGGATTAGAAGAGTTTTCTACAATTAAGATGAATGTTAAAGATTTGTATGAAATGAGATTGATTTTTGAGCCTCAAACTGCTTATTATGCTGCAAAGCGAGCAACAGACAAGGAGCTTGCAAGAATACTGTATTATGGTAGATTAGAGGAAGATAAAATTTTAAATAAGCTTGATCGTACTGAGACGGAGCAAGCTTTTCATAAATCTATTGCAAAGGCAACTCATAATGAGTTTGTGAATAAGTTAATGCCTATACTTTACAAAGCAATTGATAAGGGCGTCATTTTATCCTATGAAAATGAAACCATAATTTGCGATACGCTAAATGATCATCATATGATTATGGAGTTTTTAGAGGCCAGGGATGCAGAGGGTGCAAAAACAGCGATGAAGCTTCATATTTTACATGCTATGAGGGGTCTTGGAATAAGTAATGAATAA
- the ilvD gene encoding dihydroxy-acid dehydratase, with product MRSDVVTKGTSRAPQRALFNALGFTKEEMERPLIGIVSSKNDIVPGHMNLDKIVEAVKIGVAMAGGTPIVFPAIAVCDGIAMGHQGMKYSLATRDLIADSTEAMAMAHAFDALVMVPNCDKNVPGLLMAAARVNVPTIFVSGGPMLAGKIDGCKTSFSSIAEAVGEFNVGKITEEKLEEFENKCCPTCGSCSGMYTANSMNCLTEVLGMGLGGNGTIPAVYSERIRLAKQAGMKIMELLGKNIRPRDIMTQGAFENALTMDMALGCSTNSMLHLPAIAHEVGIELNVDMANAISDKTPNLCHLAPAGHTYVEDLNEAGGVYAVMNEINKLNLLNTDLITCTGKTVAENIKGCVIKDTQVIRTITNPYSTTGGIAVLKGNLAPDSCVVKRSAVSTEMLKHEGPARVFDCEEDALSAINSDEITPGDVIVIRYEGPKGGPGMREMLNPTSAIMGRGLGNSVALITDGRFSGATRGAAIGHVSPEAAVGGNIALIHEGDIILIDINANSINFNVSDEELKIRKANWKPRKPSITTGYLARYAALVSSGNKGAILEIPRF from the coding sequence ATGAGAAGTGATGTAGTAACAAAAGGAACAAGCAGAGCACCTCAACGTGCACTATTTAATGCTTTAGGTTTTACAAAAGAAGAAATGGAAAGGCCTCTTATAGGCATCGTTAGTTCAAAAAATGATATTGTACCAGGTCATATGAATTTAGATAAAATTGTAGAAGCTGTGAAAATTGGTGTAGCAATGGCAGGCGGTACTCCGATAGTTTTTCCAGCAATTGCAGTATGCGATGGAATTGCCATGGGTCATCAAGGTATGAAGTATTCACTAGCTACAAGAGATTTAATTGCGGATTCAACAGAGGCTATGGCTATGGCACATGCTTTTGATGCACTAGTAATGGTACCGAACTGTGATAAAAATGTACCAGGGCTTTTAATGGCAGCAGCAAGAGTTAACGTACCAACTATTTTTGTAAGTGGAGGGCCTATGCTTGCAGGTAAAATTGATGGATGTAAAACAAGTTTTTCAAGCATTGCTGAGGCAGTTGGTGAGTTTAATGTTGGTAAAATTACCGAGGAAAAGTTGGAAGAATTTGAAAATAAATGTTGTCCAACCTGTGGATCTTGTTCTGGTATGTATACTGCAAATAGCATGAATTGTTTAACGGAAGTTCTTGGAATGGGACTTGGCGGGAATGGAACTATCCCCGCGGTTTATTCTGAGAGAATTAGGCTTGCAAAACAAGCCGGAATGAAAATTATGGAACTACTGGGTAAAAATATAAGGCCGAGAGATATTATGACCCAAGGTGCATTTGAAAATGCTCTAACTATGGATATGGCTCTTGGATGTAGTACAAACAGTATGCTTCATTTGCCGGCAATTGCTCATGAAGTAGGCATTGAGTTAAACGTGGATATGGCAAATGCAATTAGCGATAAAACACCTAATCTCTGTCACCTTGCACCGGCAGGACATACCTATGTTGAGGATTTAAATGAGGCTGGTGGAGTTTATGCTGTTATGAACGAGATAAACAAATTGAATTTATTAAACACTGATTTGATTACATGTACGGGCAAAACTGTTGCAGAAAATATCAAAGGATGCGTAATAAAAGACACACAGGTGATTCGCACTATTACAAATCCTTATAGTACTACTGGGGGAATTGCTGTACTTAAGGGTAATCTTGCTCCAGATTCATGTGTTGTAAAACGGTCTGCGGTATCAACTGAAATGTTAAAACATGAAGGACCAGCAAGAGTGTTTGATTGTGAAGAAGATGCTTTAAGCGCTATTAATTCAGATGAGATTACTCCAGGAGATGTTATTGTAATTCGTTATGAAGGTCCTAAGGGTGGTCCTGGCATGAGAGAAATGCTTAATCCAACATCTGCTATTATGGGACGAGGACTCGGTAACAGTGTAGCTCTTATAACAGATGGACGGTTTAGTGGTGCAACAAGGGGAGCTGCAATTGGACATGTTTCTCCAGAAGCGGCAGTTGGCGGAAACATTGCTTTAATTCACGAGGGGGATATTATATTAATAGATATTAATGCTAATTCTATTAACTTTAATGTTAGTGATGAAGAACTTAAAATAAGAAAAGCAAACTGGAAGCCAAGAAAACCTAGTATTACAACAGGTTATCTTGCTAGGTATGCTGCATTAGTGTCATCAGGTAATAAAGGTGCCATCTTAGAAATCCCAAGATTTTAA
- a CDS encoding flavodoxin family protein, with the protein MNIMIITSSPNTDGLTAACGEAAKVGVEMGEATSNIISLNTLNIPACHACGKGWGTCLKDHVCQVKDDFQALHKKMVKADGYIIITPTYWGDMSESLKSFIDRLRRCEASNGDKNSLFGKPFICIAAPGGTGNGCLSTLASFERFVDHVKGVKYDFIGVTRRNREYKLVTIKNAAQSMVQSLTV; encoded by the coding sequence ATGAACATAATGATAATTACTTCTAGTCCTAACACTGACGGTTTAACTGCTGCCTGTGGTGAGGCTGCAAAAGTTGGAGTAGAAATGGGCGAAGCTACCTCAAATATAATAAGTCTTAACACATTAAATATTCCAGCTTGCCACGCTTGTGGAAAAGGATGGGGTACATGCCTTAAAGATCATGTCTGCCAGGTAAAAGATGATTTTCAAGCCCTACACAAAAAAATGGTAAAAGCAGATGGATACATAATTATTACTCCTACTTACTGGGGTGATATGAGCGAATCGCTCAAATCATTTATTGATAGACTACGCAGATGCGAAGCCTCAAATGGTGATAAAAACAGTTTATTTGGTAAACCTTTTATATGCATTGCAGCTCCCGGTGGAACTGGCAATGGATGCCTTTCCACTCTTGCCTCATTCGAAAGATTTGTAGACCATGTTAAAGGTGTAAAATATGATTTCATAGGGGTAACTAGAAGAAATAGAGAATATAAATTAGTTACCATAAAAAATGCTGCACAAAGCATGGTACAAAGCCTTACCGTATAA
- a CDS encoding SoxR reducing system RseC family protein, with product MKTDKSKEKGTVKEKKTNMLLASFMLFVFPIIIVVVAVVLGGNIGKHIGAPIQIARVCGGIVGFIFAIVVIKLFDKSAAIDDKEEKIYWEDL from the coding sequence ATGAAAACAGATAAATCTAAAGAAAAAGGTACTGTAAAAGAAAAAAAGACTAATATGTTATTAGCTTCCTTTATGCTATTTGTCTTCCCGATAATAATTGTTGTTGTTGCGGTAGTCTTAGGAGGAAATATAGGGAAACATATAGGAGCACCTATTCAAATCGCTAGAGTTTGCGGAGGAATCGTTGGTTTTATATTTGCAATTGTAGTTATTAAATTATTTGATAAATCAGCTGCGATAGATGATAAAGAAGAAAAAATTTATTGGGAAGATTTGTAG
- a CDS encoding S66 peptidase family protein: MIGKRLRFGDTIGLISPASPENIEAIKKAILFLNNLGFNVIEGKHLYDRWGYLAGRDKDRASDIMEMFENKAVDMILCVRGGYGSSRLLPYLDYDIIKKNPKIFAGFSDITVFLNAFYEKCELTTFHSPMGTSNLEDMVTFKSFMFTFMEGYKPYTIKNPDEFKTSCINPGIAKGNLIGGNLGLICNSLGTPYEIDMKDKILFIEEVNEAPYRVDRILTQLLLSNKLKQCKGIILGQFKACDLPHYERSLTLEEVLEDRLYNLDIPMFSGFCSGHDYPKLTIPIGARVRMDAELGIISILDAVVE, encoded by the coding sequence ATGATTGGGAAAAGGCTAAGGTTCGGAGATACTATTGGGCTAATTTCTCCTGCAAGTCCTGAAAATATAGAAGCAATAAAAAAGGCAATTTTATTTCTAAATAATCTAGGATTTAATGTAATAGAGGGGAAACATCTATATGATAGATGGGGTTATCTTGCTGGCAGAGATAAAGACAGAGCATCCGATATTATGGAAATGTTTGAAAATAAAGCAGTAGACATGATACTTTGTGTTAGAGGTGGATATGGCTCAAGTAGATTACTACCATATCTAGATTATGATATTATAAAGAAAAATCCAAAGATATTTGCAGGGTTTAGTGATATAACAGTTTTTCTAAATGCTTTTTACGAAAAATGTGAGCTAACTACATTTCATAGCCCAATGGGGACTTCTAATTTAGAAGATATGGTCACATTTAAAAGCTTTATGTTTACATTTATGGAAGGGTATAAACCATACACTATTAAAAATCCAGATGAATTTAAAACATCATGTATAAACCCAGGTATAGCGAAGGGTAACCTTATAGGCGGTAATTTGGGGTTAATATGTAACTCGCTTGGGACTCCATATGAAATTGATATGAAAGATAAAATACTTTTTATAGAAGAAGTTAATGAGGCACCTTATAGAGTTGATAGAATACTAACACAACTTTTATTATCAAATAAACTTAAGCAGTGTAAGGGGATTATTTTAGGCCAATTTAAAGCTTGTGACTTACCACATTATGAAAGAAGCCTTACACTAGAAGAAGTTCTTGAGGATAGATTATACAATTTAGACATACCTATGTTTTCTGGGTTTTGCTCAGGGCATGATTACCCTAAACTTACAATCCCAATTGGGGCTAGGGTCAGAATGGATGCAGAACTTGGAATTATAAGTATATTGGATGCTGTAGTAGAATAA
- a CDS encoding SH3 domain-containing protein, with the protein MKKRIVFIVMLLSIVSSQIAIADTGVVNTSSLRVRQKPSLLSNITGYLSKNEKITTLGKSGDFYIINQGGKTGYIGSSYVNLVKSAPVTTEKHGQITATTLNVRSGAGSTYPVTGSITLGSKVTILGTLNGFYKIIYNGKTNYISTLYVKVTSSTSTPTPAVTPIVTTPAKPTGVGKIIASDFLNVRKTASLDSKATIIGSLKPNQKIDIYGTQGNFYKIKYSGQWGYIYKPYVSMVYETSNSPNYIANGQQSTTTVTGNNIVSYANTFLGTPYLWGGTTPATLSTTGKYISGGFDCSGLVLYVYNHYGITLPRTTMDQINVGTPINIDNLKNGDLVFFTTNTSSPSEVSHIGIYIGNNKFIHCPKPGDVVKISELTGYYKEHFVIGKRVIK; encoded by the coding sequence ATGAAAAAAAGAATAGTTTTTATAGTAATGCTATTGTCTATAGTAAGTTCCCAAATTGCAATTGCAGACACCGGTGTTGTAAATACATCATCATTACGTGTTAGACAAAAACCTTCACTTTTATCTAACATTACAGGTTATCTTTCAAAAAACGAAAAAATAACTACTCTCGGAAAATCTGGAGATTTTTATATAATAAATCAGGGTGGAAAAACTGGTTACATAGGTAGCTCATACGTAAATCTAGTAAAAAGCGCTCCTGTTACAACTGAAAAACATGGTCAAATAACAGCGACAACATTAAATGTAAGGTCTGGAGCTGGGTCCACCTACCCCGTGACTGGATCTATTACACTCGGAAGCAAAGTTACAATACTCGGTACCTTAAATGGGTTTTATAAGATAATTTATAATGGAAAAACAAATTATATAAGTACCTTATATGTAAAGGTTACAAGTAGTACAAGCACTCCTACACCTGCTGTAACGCCTATTGTAACCACTCCAGCAAAACCTACTGGTGTTGGAAAAATTATAGCATCTGATTTTTTAAATGTAAGAAAAACAGCTTCCTTGGATAGTAAGGCAACTATTATAGGTTCATTAAAACCAAATCAAAAGATAGATATATATGGAACTCAAGGTAATTTCTACAAGATCAAATATTCTGGTCAATGGGGATACATATATAAACCATATGTAAGTATGGTTTATGAAACATCAAACAGTCCAAACTACATAGCAAATGGACAACAATCTACTACAACCGTTACCGGAAATAATATAGTGTCTTATGCTAATACATTTTTGGGTACGCCGTACTTATGGGGAGGTACTACTCCTGCAACATTAAGTACTACTGGTAAATATATAAGTGGTGGCTTCGATTGTTCAGGACTTGTACTTTATGTTTATAATCACTACGGTATAACTTTACCTAGAACAACTATGGATCAGATAAATGTAGGTACACCTATTAATATAGATAATCTTAAAAATGGCGATTTAGTTTTCTTTACAACAAATACTTCTTCACCTTCTGAGGTATCTCATATTGGAATTTACATTGGAAACAATAAATTTATACATTGTCCCAAACCAGGCGATGTTGTAAAAATATCTGAATTAACTGGATATTATAAAGAGCACTTTGTAATAGGTAAAAGAGTAATAAAATAA
- a CDS encoding substrate-binding domain-containing protein has translation MEKYSALTPIEVAEILKISKNTVYELVKRGELNSYKVGNKLRIEMKDIEEYKNKSKRLQNTKQSNDEGINSYNSIESQYGLEKIQKNYGFVICGQDIMLDILSRHLQQHTKGFQALRSYIGSYDGLYALYHGNVQIATSHLWDGDTGQYNVPYVKRMLPGIPAIIVHLANRMQGFYVQKGNPKEVKGWEDLKRSEIIIINREIGSGTRVLLDEHLKKLGIDGNNLSGYDRECFSHLAVASTVARGGADIAIGNEKACQQVNEIDFIPLQTESYDLVIKKEDLDKPRFQAVFQIIRSKEFKLELEGIGGYDLKDIGVITAET, from the coding sequence GTGGAGAAATATTCTGCATTAACTCCAATAGAAGTTGCGGAGATACTTAAAATATCAAAGAACACAGTTTATGAATTGGTAAAAAGAGGAGAGCTTAATTCATATAAAGTTGGCAATAAATTAAGAATAGAAATGAAGGACATTGAAGAATATAAAAATAAGTCTAAAAGACTTCAAAATACTAAACAAAGTAATGATGAAGGAATTAATTCTTATAATTCGATTGAGAGCCAATATGGATTAGAAAAAATTCAAAAAAATTATGGCTTTGTTATATGTGGTCAGGATATTATGCTAGATATATTATCAAGACATTTACAACAACATACTAAAGGGTTTCAGGCACTTAGATCTTATATTGGTAGTTATGATGGATTATATGCACTTTATCATGGTAATGTTCAAATTGCTACGTCTCATTTATGGGATGGTGATACAGGGCAGTATAATGTACCTTATGTAAAAAGAATGCTTCCTGGAATACCTGCAATAATAGTTCATCTTGCTAATAGGATGCAAGGATTTTATGTTCAAAAGGGTAATCCTAAAGAGGTAAAAGGATGGGAAGACTTAAAACGATCAGAAATTATTATAATAAACCGAGAGATAGGTAGTGGGACAAGAGTATTATTAGATGAACATTTAAAAAAGCTTGGAATAGATGGTAATAATCTATCTGGTTACGATAGAGAATGTTTTTCACATCTTGCAGTAGCGAGTACTGTTGCAAGAGGGGGAGCTGATATAGCTATTGGAAATGAAAAAGCTTGCCAGCAGGTAAATGAAATTGATTTCATTCCATTACAAACTGAAAGTTATGATCTTGTAATTAAGAAAGAGGATTTAGACAAGCCTCGTTTTCAAGCTGTATTTCAAATTATTAGGTCAAAGGAGTTTAAACTCGAACTAGAAGGTATAGGCGGATATGACCTTAAAGATATAGGGGTTATAACTGCGGAGACCTAA